From a region of the Candidatus Hydrogenedentota bacterium genome:
- a CDS encoding carboxypeptidase regulatory-like domain-containing protein: MTAHRPIRGPAGIPGRWLLCGAACCLAAMAAAADHTTYVVALPGANRDTLAAVEALGGVIDHFDGREARAYIHADHWERFQAAGLPHAIVEVQPRDAKALAEYPSYAAIGDILAQAAEDHPDIVRLFSLGRSVQGREIWAILITDQPDVEEDEPEFAYISTLHGDEPVGTVLCLNFLSDLLAGYGNDPGVTDLVNETAIWLVPLANPDGYTLGIRWNANNVDLNRAFPEFSRDFTGTVFDLGAPDTAGRQPEVAHLMRWTAEQSLVLGANYHTGALLVNYPYDEEPGIPSGSDAPTPDDPLMRDISSAYAERNPPMFNSPAFPGGVSNGSAWYSISGGMQDWQYRYAGMVNVTLEVSNIKAPASAALAGLWEENRAAMFAYLDLVHRGARGVVTDRVSGAPLHARVLVDDNPQPVFTDSDAGDYHRMLLPGTYTLRVEAPGYIPFVVRGVTVDGNGATRADAALSTGDVNRDGDVNAADLQLVINAVLELNNLPDADVDGGGVGATDVQHLVNRVLRR, translated from the coding sequence ATGACGGCGCACCGTCCCATACGCGGCCCGGCGGGAATCCCCGGCCGCTGGCTGCTCTGCGGCGCCGCGTGTTGCCTCGCCGCCATGGCCGCGGCCGCCGATCACACGACCTACGTGGTCGCGCTGCCCGGCGCGAACCGGGATACCCTCGCGGCCGTGGAGGCGCTGGGCGGTGTGATCGACCATTTTGACGGGCGCGAGGCCCGAGCCTACATTCACGCGGACCACTGGGAACGTTTCCAGGCGGCGGGCCTCCCCCACGCCATCGTGGAGGTGCAGCCGCGGGACGCGAAGGCGCTGGCCGAGTATCCGAGCTACGCCGCGATCGGCGACATACTGGCGCAAGCGGCGGAAGACCACCCGGACATAGTCCGTCTCTTCTCCCTGGGCCGCTCGGTGCAGGGCCGCGAAATCTGGGCAATTCTCATCACGGATCAGCCGGATGTGGAGGAGGACGAGCCGGAATTCGCCTACATTTCGACCCTGCACGGCGATGAACCGGTCGGTACGGTGCTGTGCCTGAACTTCCTGTCGGATCTCCTCGCCGGCTACGGCAACGACCCCGGCGTTACAGACCTGGTGAATGAAACGGCAATCTGGCTCGTGCCCCTCGCCAATCCGGATGGCTACACCCTCGGGATTCGCTGGAACGCGAACAATGTCGATCTGAATCGGGCCTTTCCGGAATTCAGCCGCGATTTCACCGGCACGGTCTTTGACTTGGGCGCGCCGGACACCGCGGGACGCCAGCCGGAAGTCGCCCACCTCATGCGCTGGACCGCGGAGCAGAGCCTGGTGCTCGGCGCGAACTACCACACCGGCGCGCTCCTCGTGAACTACCCGTACGACGAGGAGCCCGGTATTCCCAGCGGCTCGGATGCCCCCACGCCCGACGACCCCCTCATGCGCGACATTTCAAGCGCCTACGCGGAACGGAACCCGCCCATGTTCAACAGCCCCGCCTTTCCCGGCGGGGTCTCCAATGGCTCCGCCTGGTACAGCATCTCGGGCGGCATGCAGGACTGGCAGTATCGCTACGCCGGCATGGTGAATGTAACGCTGGAAGTCTCGAACATCAAGGCCCCGGCAAGCGCCGCCCTCGCGGGGCTGTGGGAGGAAAACCGGGCCGCCATGTTCGCCTACCTCGATCTCGTACACCGGGGCGCGCGCGGCGTCGTCACCGATCGCGTGTCTGGCGCGCCCCTCCACGCCCGGGTGCTGGTGGACGACAACCCCCAACCCGTCTTCACGGACTCGGACGCGGGCGACTACCACCGGATGCTGCTCCCAGGAACCTACACACTCCGCGTCGAGGCGCCCGGCTACATTCCCTTTGTGGTCCGGGGCGTCACGGTGGACGGGAACGGCGCGACGCGGGCGGACGCGGCGCTTTCCACGGGCGATGTCAACCGCGACGGGGACGTCAACGCGGCTGACCTGCAACTGGTTATCAACGCGGTGCTCGAACTGAACAATCTGCCCGATGCGGATGTCGATGGCGGCGGCGTGGGCGCTACGGACGTCCAGCACCTGGTGAACCGGGTCCTTCGCCGCTGA
- a CDS encoding PKD domain-containing protein: protein MTRYILAGLLCLAASADTPEAPGSIFDTDSGAPGLTGGIADPDAPVENILPDKEEDPMGHALANMELRQKVAQLMVVTMEGSHAPSVADLAYLKSYTPGGAIIPRILKPTYAAIYVTKLRGVEQVSGIPLWIGTNIYRLTRSEREDFNEFVQLPSPLSLAAANDERVTRDVAQLLAEHLSLMGFNLHLGPSLEMAPTLPGAEGTVYTLGSDPAFIGGAFGIMRDVFRDHGVLAVPLGFPGGGANRARKTSAVLLTPSATLVETDLAPYIQAIAGGSPIIHVGNTLVPTLDPASPPACVSEAVIGGLLRRDLGYQGIILAGPMDTQDVAGLLDPAVAAIRALSYGADMIYWNAAGNSEMRAVDNIVLAVKDGRLSEEVIDRALKRVLDYKFEHRQAEVMALKEKKAAPLEKQAQLAKRVQAIERQAVTVVQNRGGVLPLRKDASMPIGVTGVVGVETLAKGLEKHIKPISRQLITTARHIGEIKDFEIRRVTSHIRGIRTVVLILTDTDRPGGQVALIKALKEKGVNVVVVLLGYPSNLPHLAIADAIVLAYCDPAKYEQTIGSMADILAGEAPIGFMHVPGDIRVPVGVSKRYNAFDLVRVPSGRLPISLSDRFTVGLSAPYDPQYTVKRVQWDFGNGKKSKSQETLHTYNEPGRYLVSLSVTSKKGETAAYTFYVVADAGGP from the coding sequence ATGACGCGTTATATCCTGGCTGGACTGCTTTGCCTTGCGGCGTCCGCGGACACCCCGGAAGCCCCGGGAAGCATATTCGACACCGATTCCGGCGCCCCCGGGCTCACCGGCGGGATCGCGGATCCGGACGCCCCCGTCGAAAACATCCTTCCCGACAAGGAGGAAGACCCCATGGGCCACGCGCTGGCCAACATGGAGCTCCGGCAGAAAGTCGCGCAACTCATGGTGGTCACCATGGAAGGCTCACACGCCCCCTCCGTCGCCGATCTGGCGTACCTGAAGTCCTATACCCCCGGCGGCGCGATTATCCCCCGTATCCTGAAGCCCACCTATGCGGCAATCTATGTGACCAAACTGCGGGGTGTGGAGCAGGTTTCCGGAATCCCGCTCTGGATAGGCACAAACATCTACCGGCTGACCCGCTCGGAGCGCGAAGACTTCAATGAGTTCGTGCAGCTCCCGTCGCCCCTCTCCCTCGCCGCCGCCAACGACGAAAGGGTAACCCGCGACGTTGCCCAGCTGCTCGCCGAACACCTCTCGCTGATGGGCTTCAACCTGCACCTGGGCCCCTCCCTCGAAATGGCGCCCACCCTCCCCGGCGCGGAGGGCACGGTGTACACCCTGGGCAGCGACCCCGCCTTCATCGGCGGCGCCTTCGGGATCATGCGCGATGTCTTTCGGGATCACGGCGTGCTCGCCGTGCCCCTGGGCTTCCCGGGCGGCGGCGCGAACCGGGCCAGAAAAACCTCCGCCGTGCTGCTCACGCCATCGGCAACGCTCGTGGAGACCGATCTGGCCCCCTACATACAGGCGATCGCCGGCGGAAGCCCGATTATCCATGTCGGCAACACCCTCGTGCCCACGCTGGATCCGGCGAGTCCACCCGCGTGCGTCTCCGAAGCCGTGATTGGCGGCCTACTCCGCCGGGATCTGGGCTACCAGGGCATTATCCTCGCCGGGCCCATGGACACCCAGGATGTCGCCGGTTTGCTCGATCCCGCGGTGGCGGCCATACGCGCACTGAGCTACGGCGCGGACATGATCTACTGGAACGCCGCGGGCAACAGCGAAATGCGCGCGGTGGACAACATTGTCCTGGCCGTCAAAGACGGGCGCCTTTCGGAAGAAGTCATTGATCGCGCCCTGAAGCGCGTGCTGGACTACAAGTTCGAGCACCGCCAGGCCGAGGTGATGGCGCTGAAGGAGAAAAAAGCCGCGCCCCTCGAAAAACAGGCCCAACTTGCCAAGCGGGTCCAAGCCATCGAACGGCAGGCAGTTACCGTGGTCCAGAATCGCGGCGGGGTGCTCCCGTTGCGCAAGGATGCGTCGATGCCCATCGGCGTAACCGGCGTCGTCGGCGTGGAAACCCTGGCCAAAGGGCTCGAAAAGCATATCAAGCCCATCTCGCGGCAATTGATCACAACAGCGCGGCACATTGGCGAGATAAAGGACTTCGAAATCCGCCGTGTGACCAGCCACATCCGGGGCATTCGGACCGTGGTGCTCATTCTCACGGATACCGATCGCCCGGGCGGCCAGGTCGCCCTGATCAAGGCCCTGAAGGAAAAGGGCGTCAATGTTGTGGTGGTCCTGCTGGGCTATCCGAGCAACCTCCCGCACCTGGCGATCGCCGATGCCATCGTGCTCGCATACTGCGATCCCGCCAAGTATGAACAAACGATCGGGTCCATGGCCGACATCCTGGCCGGCGAGGCCCCGATAGGATTCATGCATGTGCCCGGCGACATCCGGGTGCCCGTTGGCGTCTCCAAGCGCTACAATGCCTTCGATCTCGTGCGTGTGCCGTCGGGCCGCCTTCCCATCTCGCTCTCCGACCGCTTCACGGTCGGCCTCTCGGCGCCCTATGACCCGCAATACACCGTGAAAAGGGTGCAGTGGGACTTTGGCAACGGCAAGAAATCGAAAAGCCAGGAAACCCTGCACACCTACAACGAGCCCGGGCGCTATCTCGTTTCGCTCTCGGTCACGAGCAAGAAGGGCGAAACCGCCGCCTATACCTTCTATGTTGTCGCGGATGCGGGCGGCCCATGA
- the thiH gene encoding 2-iminoacetate synthase ThiH, with the protein MSFKPTIAQWPAERLQPLYQEATPAQVEAALDKDDLDIAALGALLSPAARAFLEPMAQKANRLTRWHFGRTISLYAPLYISNLCAADCVYCGFSVRSGNKEKRVTLRPREIRRECEALATLGYENILILTGEAPKRVKVEHIADAIGIAREYFSGVSVEVYAVDEADYRRWVEAGLEGVTLYMETYHRPTYAQVHLEGQKADYDYRLDATERAGNAGVRKLSIGALLGLHQWRDELIWVGLHARHLQKACWQSAISVSFPRILHMPERFQVRDFVRDADLVQGMLALRLFLPEVGFNLSTREASAFRDKLIPLGVTHMSAGSSTRPGGYATRGVEVLEQFEIEDLRSPGEVVEAIRAAGYDPVWKDFDRAFDRA; encoded by the coding sequence ATGAGTTTCAAGCCCACCATAGCCCAATGGCCCGCCGAGCGCCTTCAGCCGCTGTACCAGGAGGCGACGCCCGCCCAGGTGGAGGCGGCGCTGGACAAGGACGATCTGGACATTGCGGCTCTCGGCGCGCTGCTTTCGCCGGCCGCGCGCGCGTTCCTGGAGCCTATGGCGCAGAAGGCCAACCGCCTGACGCGCTGGCACTTCGGGCGGACGATCTCGCTCTACGCACCGCTGTACATCTCCAACCTGTGCGCGGCGGATTGTGTCTACTGCGGCTTTTCGGTCCGATCCGGAAACAAGGAGAAGCGCGTGACCCTGCGGCCGCGCGAGATCCGGCGGGAGTGCGAGGCGCTGGCGACGCTCGGATACGAGAATATCCTGATTCTCACCGGGGAAGCGCCGAAGCGGGTGAAGGTGGAGCACATTGCGGACGCCATCGGCATTGCGCGGGAGTACTTCAGCGGCGTCTCCGTGGAGGTGTACGCGGTGGACGAAGCCGATTACCGGCGCTGGGTGGAGGCGGGTCTGGAGGGCGTAACGCTTTACATGGAGACCTACCACCGGCCCACATACGCGCAGGTTCACCTGGAGGGCCAGAAGGCCGATTATGACTACCGGCTGGACGCCACCGAGCGGGCCGGTAATGCCGGGGTGAGGAAGTTGAGCATTGGCGCGCTGCTGGGCCTGCACCAGTGGCGGGATGAGCTGATCTGGGTCGGTCTGCACGCGCGACACCTGCAGAAGGCCTGTTGGCAGTCCGCGATATCGGTCTCATTCCCACGTATTCTGCACATGCCGGAGCGATTCCAGGTTCGGGATTTCGTGCGGGACGCCGATCTCGTGCAGGGGATGCTGGCGTTGCGGCTGTTTCTGCCGGAGGTGGGCTTTAATCTGAGTACGCGGGAGGCGTCGGCGTTCCGGGACAAGCTGATACCGCTGGGCGTGACGCACATGAGCGCCGGATCCAGCACGCGTCCCGGCGGCTACGCCACGCGCGGCGTCGAGGTGCTGGAGCAGTTCGAGATCGAGGACTTGCGGAGTCCCGGTGAAGTGGTCGAGGCCATCCGCGCGGCGGGTTATGATCCGGTCTGGAAGGACTTTGATCGGGCCTTTGATCGGGCGTAG
- the thiE gene encoding thiamine phosphate synthase — protein MDLASRMARFEAADLYVVITSEFCAGRTPLDVLDACLRAGVRLIQFREKSAPAAELVALGHAFADRCREAGALLIVNDRVDVALAIGADGVHLGQDDFPVADARRIAPDLLVGASTHNLEEALAAQNAGATYVNIGPIYATQTKSVPTGAVGPEMIDAIRPHLRIPFTCMGGIKAHNLAEVVRRGTRRIAVVTAVTAAENVQAAARDLRRAIHEAANRN, from the coding sequence ATGGATCTCGCCTCCCGAATGGCCCGCTTCGAAGCGGCCGACCTCTACGTCGTCATCACCAGCGAGTTCTGCGCCGGGCGGACCCCGCTTGACGTGCTCGACGCCTGCCTGCGCGCCGGCGTCCGGCTCATACAATTCCGTGAAAAGTCCGCGCCAGCGGCCGAACTTGTCGCCCTCGGCCACGCCTTCGCCGACCGCTGTCGCGAGGCCGGCGCCCTGCTCATCGTGAACGATCGCGTCGACGTCGCTCTCGCCATTGGCGCCGACGGCGTACACCTCGGCCAGGACGACTTCCCCGTGGCCGACGCCCGCCGCATCGCCCCCGACCTCCTCGTGGGCGCCAGCACGCACAACCTCGAAGAAGCCCTCGCCGCGCAGAATGCCGGCGCGACCTACGTCAACATCGGCCCCATCTACGCCACCCAGACCAAATCCGTGCCCACCGGCGCCGTCGGCCCAGAGATGATCGACGCCATCCGCCCGCACCTCCGGATCCCCTTCACCTGCATGGGCGGCATCAAAGCGCACAACCTCGCCGAAGTCGTCCGCCGCGGAACACGCCGCATCGCCGTCGTTACCGCCGTCACCGCCGCGGAAAACGTCCAGGCCGCCGCCCGGGACCTGCGCCGCGCCATCCACGAAGCCGCCAACCGCAACTGA
- the thiS gene encoding sulfur carrier protein ThiS — protein sequence MQVSVNSESHDVAPGTSLQALLDAMEINCEALVVQRNDDIVARQDFAATELADGDVLELVRFVGGG from the coding sequence ATGCAGGTCAGCGTTAATAGCGAATCGCACGACGTGGCCCCGGGCACGTCGCTCCAGGCCCTCCTCGACGCCATGGAAATCAACTGCGAAGCCCTGGTCGTCCAACGCAACGACGATATCGTCGCCAGGCAAGACTTCGCCGCCACCGAGCTCGCCGACGGCGACGTCCTCGAACTCGTCCGCTTCGTCGGAGGCGGTTGA